The following proteins are encoded in a genomic region of Rhizobium sp. ZPR4:
- a CDS encoding ABC transporter ATP-binding protein: protein MPSVSFEHIVKKFGEIKVLSGLNLAIDHSDFLVLLGPSGCGKTTLLNLLAGLADVSSGRIMIGERDVTELDPKDRGLAMVFQSYALYPTKTVEGNLRFGLSALKLPREEADRRIKWAASLLQLESLMSRKPAQLSGGQRQRVAIGRALVKHADVLLFDEPLSNLDAKLRTEMRLEIKKLHEELKPTVVYVTHDQIEAMTMATKIAVMNGGAIQQFGTPDEVYEQPANLFVAGFIGSPAMNLVEATVARDGNRLSAIAADGRRFDLSGYDYCAQHPSHDQPIIIGMRPEHFVIGEAPSLAACSLELPVRIVERTGSDAILSLSFGSSLIAVRIEPDRAARLRPGELITVTYPRTKLNLFDAQSGRRL from the coding sequence ATGCCAAGCGTTTCCTTCGAACACATCGTCAAGAAATTTGGTGAGATCAAAGTCCTTTCCGGTCTTAATCTCGCGATCGATCACAGCGATTTTCTCGTGCTGCTCGGGCCGTCGGGATGCGGCAAGACGACATTGCTGAACCTGCTGGCGGGCCTTGCCGACGTCTCCAGCGGGCGCATCATGATCGGCGAACGCGACGTCACCGAACTCGATCCCAAGGATCGCGGACTGGCAATGGTCTTCCAGTCCTATGCGCTCTATCCGACGAAGACGGTGGAGGGAAATCTGCGTTTCGGTCTGTCGGCGCTGAAGCTGCCGCGCGAGGAGGCGGACCGGCGGATCAAATGGGCGGCGAGCCTGCTACAGCTCGAATCTCTGATGAGCCGCAAGCCGGCGCAGCTTTCCGGCGGCCAGCGCCAGCGCGTCGCTATCGGCCGAGCCCTCGTCAAGCACGCTGACGTGCTTCTTTTCGACGAGCCACTGTCCAACCTCGATGCCAAGCTTCGCACGGAGATGCGGCTCGAGATCAAGAAACTGCACGAGGAGCTGAAGCCGACCGTCGTCTACGTCACGCATGACCAGATCGAAGCGATGACCATGGCGACCAAGATCGCCGTCATGAATGGCGGCGCGATCCAGCAGTTCGGTACGCCTGACGAGGTCTACGAACAGCCGGCAAATCTGTTCGTCGCCGGCTTCATCGGCTCGCCGGCCATGAACCTCGTCGAAGCCACCGTCGCGCGGGATGGGAACCGATTGAGCGCGATCGCGGCTGACGGCCGGCGCTTCGATCTTTCCGGCTATGATTATTGCGCTCAGCATCCTTCCCATGACCAGCCGATCATCATCGGCATGCGGCCCGAGCATTTCGTCATCGGTGAGGCTCCGTCTTTGGCCGCCTGCTCGCTGGAGCTGCCGGTTCGCATCGTTGAGCGCACCGGGTCCGACGCGATCCTGTCGCTTAGCTTTGGCTCCTCGCTGATCGCGGTGCGCATCGAGCCGGATCGTGCTGCCAGGCTGAGACCCGGCGAGCTCATCACCGTGACTTATCCCAGAACAAAATTGAATCTTTTCGACGCCCAGAGCGGGCGGCGGCTCTAG
- a CDS encoding ABC transporter substrate-binding protein, whose amino-acid sequence MLKNWKKAWLVASIVICPMVVHAEDLVIYQKWSSPAEVAALNVLKKAAEEKGIKWIDITIPHDTGSNVNLMNLVTGGQPPNVFSENNPAVYRDLTNMGLGRPLTDVFKADGAMDKFPPSVIKSITVDDQIMKIPLGIHIDGMLYYNIEAAKKAGVDPSKWTSLDEMYADFDKIKKAGIVPLALGAQQWQVGYLTHTLVASVGGTDLFMRIYGPKQDETALDAPELRTAFEWLRKFQQASDPGSVNRDWNMTTNMVIEGQALMQIHGDWMKGEWRAAGKEAGKDFGCLQIPGSKALSVTVDAWGILGKQSPEKDAAEVEFAKLIVDPKINAAFAAAKGSTPVRTDVDPSTLDACSKNVLDMLKDPAHQVQNPHSMVDADWQSAIWEVAFNYWSNPNMTVDQAVAALKDQYEAILK is encoded by the coding sequence ATGCTGAAAAACTGGAAAAAGGCATGGCTGGTGGCGTCGATCGTCATCTGCCCGATGGTCGTTCACGCCGAGGACCTGGTCATCTACCAGAAATGGTCGTCGCCGGCGGAAGTCGCCGCGCTTAATGTCCTGAAGAAAGCGGCCGAAGAGAAGGGGATCAAGTGGATCGACATCACCATTCCGCATGACACGGGTTCCAACGTCAACCTCATGAATCTGGTAACGGGCGGCCAGCCTCCGAACGTGTTTTCCGAAAACAATCCCGCCGTCTATCGCGATCTGACGAATATGGGGCTCGGTCGTCCTCTGACCGACGTCTTCAAGGCGGATGGGGCGATGGACAAATTTCCGCCTTCGGTCATCAAGTCGATCACCGTCGACGACCAGATCATGAAGATCCCGCTCGGCATCCATATCGACGGCATGCTCTATTACAATATCGAGGCGGCGAAGAAGGCCGGTGTCGATCCTTCGAAATGGACGTCGCTGGACGAGATGTATGCCGATTTCGACAAGATCAAGAAGGCCGGTATCGTGCCGCTGGCGCTCGGCGCGCAGCAGTGGCAGGTCGGCTATCTCACTCATACTTTGGTCGCGAGCGTCGGCGGCACCGATCTCTTTATGAGGATCTATGGTCCGAAGCAGGATGAGACCGCGCTCGACGCGCCAGAGCTTCGAACCGCGTTCGAGTGGCTGCGCAAGTTCCAGCAGGCTTCCGATCCCGGTTCGGTCAATCGCGACTGGAACATGACTACCAATATGGTGATCGAGGGACAGGCGCTCATGCAGATCCATGGCGACTGGATGAAGGGCGAGTGGCGCGCTGCCGGCAAGGAAGCAGGCAAGGACTTCGGCTGCCTGCAGATTCCCGGTTCAAAGGCGCTGTCTGTGACTGTTGATGCCTGGGGCATTCTCGGCAAGCAGTCGCCCGAAAAAGACGCGGCGGAAGTCGAGTTTGCCAAGCTCATCGTCGACCCGAAGATCAACGCCGCCTTCGCGGCGGCAAAGGGCTCGACACCGGTACGCACCGATGTTGACCCGTCGACGCTGGATGCCTGCTCGAAGAATGTCCTCGACATGCTGAAGGACCCCGCGCACCAGGTGCAGAACCCACATTCGATGGTCGATGCAGACTGGCAGTCGGCGATCTGGGAGGTCGCTTTCAACTACTGGAGCAATCCGAACATGACGGTGGACCAGGCGGTAGCTGCGCTCAAGGACCAGTACGAAGCCATTCTCAAATAG
- a CDS encoding VOC family protein encodes MTFGMAAGFLAAGSETGMEGIADMDTRLLDEDAVMQICFVTDDVVKSAQWFSDLTGKPMPKEGRAAEPDVAQAIYDGKPAAVGCRIMMFKFGNIDVEFLQPGPEKSAWRDLLEEKGPGCHHIAFRTRNLTKRNAFLEGKGHQLLQRGEFDGGHGRYAYYDTVKDLGVMVELLEFDKDKEPQG; translated from the coding sequence ATGACGTTCGGCATGGCGGCAGGCTTTCTTGCCGCCGGCAGCGAAACAGGAATGGAAGGTATTGCAGACATGGACACAAGACTTCTCGACGAAGATGCCGTCATGCAGATCTGCTTCGTCACCGACGATGTGGTGAAATCAGCGCAATGGTTCTCCGATCTGACAGGCAAACCCATGCCCAAGGAGGGCAGGGCCGCGGAGCCTGATGTGGCGCAGGCGATCTACGACGGCAAGCCTGCCGCCGTCGGCTGCCGCATCATGATGTTCAAGTTCGGAAATATCGATGTCGAGTTTCTTCAGCCCGGGCCGGAGAAAAGCGCCTGGCGCGATCTGCTGGAGGAAAAGGGGCCGGGCTGCCACCATATCGCGTTTCGGACCCGTAACCTGACGAAGCGCAACGCATTTCTCGAAGGTAAGGGCCATCAGCTGCTGCAGCGTGGTGAATTTGACGGCGGTCATGGCCGCTATGCCTATTACGACACCGTCAAGGACCTTGGTGTCATGGTCGAGTTGCTCGAATTCGACAAAGACAAGGAGCCACAGGGCTGA
- a CDS encoding sugar phosphate isomerase/epimerase produces the protein MAYPIAYQLYSSRNFPPLHAQFPLLKSLGYDAIEPWLPAYESDPALLRRQIDDAGLACFGFHMPLKGLVVEPDRFIEIAQTLGATYMIPPFVPKEERIDTADYWQRIGEQLARGAERAARHGLKVAWHNHDFEYAPLADGSRPIDHILGAGYEVLFEIDCGWITRAGADPAAELERYADRIVAIQTKDTALLGTTIDDGWVATGDGIIDWAALVPYFRRTRADHIVTEHDNPSDWQRFAKRSIDHIRSLGL, from the coding sequence ATGGCTTATCCGATCGCGTATCAACTGTACTCATCGAGGAACTTCCCGCCGCTTCACGCGCAGTTCCCTCTACTGAAATCCCTGGGCTATGACGCGATCGAGCCGTGGCTGCCGGCCTATGAAAGCGATCCCGCGCTGTTGCGGCGGCAGATCGATGATGCGGGCCTTGCCTGCTTCGGATTTCATATGCCGCTGAAAGGGCTGGTCGTTGAGCCGGATCGCTTCATCGAGATCGCGCAGACGCTCGGCGCGACCTACATGATCCCGCCTTTCGTGCCGAAGGAGGAGCGTATCGATACCGCTGATTATTGGCAGAGGATCGGCGAGCAGCTTGCGCGGGGCGCCGAACGTGCGGCGCGTCACGGCTTGAAGGTTGCCTGGCACAACCATGATTTCGAGTATGCTCCGCTTGCCGACGGATCGAGGCCGATCGATCACATTCTTGGTGCCGGTTATGAAGTCTTGTTCGAGATCGATTGCGGCTGGATCACGCGCGCCGGCGCCGATCCCGCTGCCGAACTGGAACGCTATGCCGATCGCATTGTCGCCATTCAAACCAAGGACACGGCACTTCTCGGAACGACGATCGACGACGGCTGGGTCGCGACGGGCGACGGCATTATCGACTGGGCAGCTCTGGTCCCATACTTTCGCAGGACCCGGGCAGATCACATCGTCACGGAGCACGACAATCCCTCCGATTGGCAGCGCTTTGCCAAGCGATCGATCGACCATATCCGCTCGCTCGGCTTGTAG
- a CDS encoding mandelate racemase/muconate lactonizing enzyme family protein has product MKIVDLKCAVIGSSPVIRIVTDAGIDGYAQAETWKPFLKPYILAFRDALIGLDPTDVERVMLRIRQRGGFKPWGAVVSIVEMALWDIAGKAAGVPVYKLLGGKVRDRVRVYNGAVREPMTGFMPEDYARSCREMKAAGEGFTIVKQPIGFHSRMRVEVPDFFYGDPEAGGMHGAHDRGLLTERGLKHMVACVAAMKEELGDGIGLALDCGPGWTVPDAIRFAKAVEPFNLVWLEDMLTGDYSPFVNADVYRDLTLSTSTPIHTGEQIYLRQNFKPLIESKAVNIIGPDPCDVGGIAELKWIAEYADLHGILIAPHGTANGLLGLAALVQVCAALPHNYVAFEYTVGDPSWWYDIVDGLPKPLVVDGHMAVWDAPGLGVTLNAEKARSYLTDEDHMFFD; this is encoded by the coding sequence GTGAAGATCGTCGACCTCAAATGTGCCGTCATCGGCTCAAGCCCCGTTATCCGCATCGTCACCGATGCCGGTATCGATGGTTATGCGCAGGCGGAAACCTGGAAGCCGTTCCTGAAGCCTTATATCCTCGCGTTCCGGGATGCGCTCATCGGCCTTGATCCCACGGACGTCGAGCGCGTGATGCTGCGCATCCGGCAGCGCGGCGGCTTCAAGCCCTGGGGGGCGGTCGTCAGCATCGTCGAGATGGCACTCTGGGACATTGCCGGCAAGGCGGCGGGCGTGCCGGTCTACAAGCTTCTGGGCGGCAAGGTGCGCGATCGGGTTCGCGTCTATAATGGTGCCGTCCGCGAGCCGATGACCGGCTTCATGCCGGAGGATTATGCCAGGAGCTGCCGCGAAATGAAGGCGGCGGGTGAGGGCTTCACTATCGTCAAACAGCCTATCGGGTTTCACAGCCGCATGCGGGTCGAGGTGCCGGATTTCTTCTATGGCGATCCGGAAGCCGGCGGAATGCATGGCGCCCACGACCGCGGCCTGCTTACCGAACGCGGTCTGAAGCATATGGTCGCCTGCGTTGCCGCGATGAAGGAGGAATTGGGCGACGGGATCGGCCTCGCGCTCGATTGCGGCCCCGGCTGGACCGTGCCGGACGCGATCCGCTTTGCGAAAGCCGTAGAGCCCTTCAACCTCGTCTGGCTGGAAGACATGCTGACCGGCGATTATTCGCCCTTCGTCAATGCGGATGTCTATCGCGATCTGACCTTGTCGACATCGACACCGATCCATACCGGCGAGCAGATCTATCTCAGGCAGAACTTCAAGCCGTTGATCGAGAGCAAGGCGGTCAATATCATTGGCCCCGACCCTTGCGATGTCGGCGGTATCGCCGAGCTTAAATGGATTGCAGAATATGCCGATCTGCATGGTATCCTGATCGCCCCGCACGGAACGGCCAATGGTTTGCTGGGGCTTGCCGCTCTCGTCCAAGTCTGTGCAGCACTCCCGCACAATTATGTCGCCTTTGAATATACCGTCGGCGATCCGTCCTGGTGGTACGATATCGTGGATGGGTTGCCGAAGCCCTTGGTCGTGGATGGTCACATGGCGGTTTGGGATGCTCCTGGCCTTGGAGTGACGCTGAATGCGGAAAAAGCGAGATCTTATCTGACAGACGAAGATCATATGTTTTTTGATTGA
- the msuE gene encoding FMN reductase: MSVPKLVGIAGSFNRPSKTYALVQTVADLAIERYGFSSRVYDLHDVGPSLGTAQWRKELDDQAKGVIDDIVSADALIIGSPTFKGSYPGLFKHLIDLIDPHELRAKPIVITATGGGDRHALMVEHQLRPLFGFFMAHTLPTAVYASDRDFTDYKVSSEPLANRIDEVVGELSAFFPHSVRVLAAAE; the protein is encoded by the coding sequence ATGAGTGTGCCCAAACTCGTCGGCATTGCCGGCAGCTTCAACAGGCCGTCGAAGACCTACGCGCTGGTCCAGACCGTCGCGGATTTGGCAATTGAGCGATATGGCTTCTCCAGCAGGGTTTATGATCTGCATGATGTTGGTCCGTCTCTCGGCACTGCCCAGTGGCGCAAGGAGCTTGATGATCAGGCGAAAGGCGTGATCGACGATATCGTCTCTGCGGATGCGCTGATTATCGGTTCGCCAACCTTCAAGGGATCCTATCCCGGGCTGTTCAAGCATCTGATCGATCTCATCGACCCGCACGAGCTGCGCGCCAAGCCGATCGTCATCACCGCGACCGGCGGCGGAGACAGACATGCGCTGATGGTGGAACATCAGTTGCGACCGCTCTTCGGTTTCTTCATGGCACATACCCTGCCGACCGCCGTCTATGCGTCGGATCGTGATTTTACCGACTACAAGGTCTCTTCGGAACCGCTCGCCAACCGGATCGATGAAGTCGTCGGTGAGCTATCGGCTTTCTTCCCGCATTCGGTAAGGGTGCTCGCTGCGGCCGAATGA
- a CDS encoding alpha/beta hydrolase: MTRVLIVPGLFGSGEGHWQRYWLQDHHDVRLVEQDDWDFPNLGSWMEKLEAALEEAGEAYIVAHSLGCVLTARLAGRQAARRVKGALLVAPCDIPVTEALHAGHLSFGTMPTETLPFPSMTVGSLNDIYMSLDRLGMFGRLWNSDVRNIGLAGHINIASGFGRWASGYGFLEMLKARSRHRRPQGFSAAIAASI, from the coding sequence ATGACCAGGGTACTGATTGTGCCTGGCCTTTTCGGCTCGGGCGAGGGGCATTGGCAGCGCTATTGGCTGCAGGATCATCACGACGTCCGGCTCGTCGAGCAGGACGACTGGGACTTTCCCAATCTCGGCAGCTGGATGGAAAAATTGGAAGCCGCGCTGGAAGAGGCGGGTGAAGCCTATATCGTCGCCCACAGCCTGGGCTGCGTGTTGACGGCGAGGTTGGCTGGACGCCAGGCCGCGCGAAGGGTCAAAGGCGCGCTACTTGTAGCCCCTTGTGATATTCCGGTGACGGAAGCCCTGCATGCCGGACATCTGTCTTTCGGCACCATGCCGACGGAAACGCTGCCTTTCCCCAGCATGACGGTCGGGAGTTTGAACGACATCTATATGAGCCTCGACCGGCTCGGCATGTTCGGACGGCTCTGGAATTCGGATGTTCGCAATATTGGTCTTGCCGGGCATATCAATATAGCGAGCGGTTTCGGGCGCTGGGCGAGCGGTTACGGCTTTCTCGAAATGCTGAAGGCGCGCAGCAGGCATCGCAGGCCGCAAGGGTTTTCGGCGGCAATCGCGGCGTCCATCTAA
- a CDS encoding peroxiredoxin, with amino-acid sequence MSLRINDIAPDFTAETTQGEVQFHNWIGDGWAVLFSHPKNFTPVCTTELGAMAGLEGEFRKRGVKIIGISVDPVESHGRWKNDIKTATGFDVDYPLIGDKDLKVAKLYDMLPAGAGESSEGRTPADNATVRSVFVIGPDKKIKLILTYPMTTGRNFGEILRAIDSIQLTSKHQVATPANWQQGEDVIITAAVSNEDAITRFGSFDTVLPYLRKTRQPTA; translated from the coding sequence ATGAGTTTGCGCATTAACGATATCGCGCCGGATTTTACGGCAGAGACGACGCAGGGCGAGGTTCAGTTCCATAACTGGATTGGCGACGGTTGGGCCGTACTCTTCTCGCATCCGAAGAACTTCACGCCGGTCTGCACGACGGAACTCGGCGCGATGGCCGGCCTTGAAGGCGAATTCCGCAAGCGCGGCGTCAAGATCATCGGTATCTCCGTCGATCCTGTGGAGAGCCATGGTCGCTGGAAGAACGACATCAAGACGGCGACCGGCTTCGACGTCGACTATCCGCTGATCGGCGACAAGGACCTGAAGGTCGCCAAGCTCTATGACATGCTGCCGGCAGGTGCCGGCGAAAGCTCGGAAGGCCGCACGCCCGCCGACAACGCTACCGTCCGCTCCGTCTTCGTCATCGGCCCCGACAAGAAGATCAAGCTGATCCTCACCTATCCGATGACGACAGGCCGCAACTTCGGCGAAATCCTGCGCGCGATCGACTCGATCCAGCTGACATCCAAACATCAGGTCGCGACACCGGCAAACTGGCAGCAGGGCGAAGACGTCATCATCACGGCCGCAGTTTCCAACGAAGACGCCATCACCCGCTTCGGCTCGTTCGATACGGTATTGCCTTATCTGCGCAAGACCCGCCAGCCGACCGCCTGA
- a CDS encoding LysR family transcriptional regulator, with protein MSRQEINRSGEMEVFVRAVELGGFTAAAIACRMTPSAVSKLVTRLEKRLGARLIHRSTRRLQLTPEGCTFFERSVAILADIAEAERHASAGEQVAGHIRINTSGSFGNHVLAPLIPGFMALHSNVSLEIFHTDRIVDLMEERADVAIRAGPLKSSSLTARKLGATRNIIVASPDYLRRHGVPRSPAELAKHCRIGFAYSRTVEGWPLLVDGEVATIPAAPSLQVGDGEAMRHLALAGAGLARLAAFTVKSDIAAGRLQPVLEELNPGDSEEFHAVYIGQGGPLPARVRALLEFLRENVRL; from the coding sequence ATGAGCCGTCAAGAGATCAATCGTTCCGGTGAAATGGAAGTCTTCGTGCGCGCCGTGGAACTCGGCGGTTTCACCGCTGCGGCCATAGCCTGCCGGATGACGCCTTCAGCCGTCAGCAAACTCGTCACGAGACTTGAAAAGCGCCTTGGCGCTCGTCTCATCCATCGCTCGACGCGGCGATTGCAGCTGACCCCCGAGGGCTGCACATTTTTCGAGCGCAGCGTCGCGATCCTCGCCGATATTGCCGAGGCCGAACGCCATGCCTCGGCGGGAGAGCAGGTTGCGGGACATATCCGCATCAACACCAGCGGCTCCTTCGGCAATCATGTGCTGGCTCCACTCATTCCCGGCTTCATGGCGCTACATTCCAACGTTTCGCTGGAGATCTTTCATACCGATCGTATCGTCGACCTGATGGAGGAGCGCGCCGATGTCGCGATCCGAGCCGGGCCACTGAAAAGCTCCAGCCTCACGGCCCGCAAGCTCGGTGCGACACGAAATATCATCGTCGCCTCGCCAGACTACCTGCGACGACATGGCGTGCCGCGCTCCCCCGCCGAGCTGGCAAAGCATTGCCGTATCGGCTTTGCCTATTCCCGGACGGTCGAAGGCTGGCCGTTGCTAGTTGATGGCGAGGTTGCGACGATCCCCGCTGCGCCTAGCCTGCAGGTGGGCGACGGCGAAGCCATGCGGCACCTTGCGCTTGCCGGTGCCGGCCTGGCGCGCCTTGCCGCCTTTACCGTCAAATCGGATATCGCGGCCGGCCGTTTGCAGCCGGTGCTTGAAGAGCTCAATCCGGGCGACAGCGAGGAGTTCCACGCCGTCTATATCGGCCAGGGCGGCCCCTTGCCGGCCCGCGTGCGCGCATTGCTGGAATTCCTGCGCGAAAACGTCCGCCTATAA
- a CDS encoding aldo/keto reductase, with amino-acid sequence MEYRNLGASGLRVPVLSFGAGTFAGSGPLFSAWGSTDAREARRLVDICLEAGVNLFDTADVYSAGASEEVLGEAIRGRRDAVLISTKTALPMGDGPTDWGSSRLRLIKSVDAALRRLGTDYIDLLQLHAFDASTPIEETLSTLDQLVKAGKIRYIGASNFAGWELMKSLAMSEKRGYVRHVAHQVYYSLAGRDYEWELMPLGSDQNVGALVWSPLAWGRLTGKIRRGQPLPETSRLHETASFGPPVDDERLFDIVDVLDEIAGETGKSVPQIAINWLLSRPTVSSVIIGARNEEQLRQNLGAAGWTLSKEQVGKLDKVSELTAPYPYFPYRRQEGFARLNPPLV; translated from the coding sequence ATGGAATACAGAAATCTCGGTGCTTCCGGCTTACGCGTTCCGGTTCTCAGTTTTGGTGCCGGCACATTTGCCGGCAGCGGGCCGCTCTTCAGCGCTTGGGGCTCGACGGATGCTAGGGAAGCGCGGCGTCTGGTCGACATCTGCCTGGAAGCGGGCGTCAATCTCTTTGATACGGCCGACGTCTATTCGGCGGGCGCATCGGAGGAGGTACTCGGCGAGGCGATCCGGGGCAGGCGGGATGCTGTCTTGATCTCGACGAAGACGGCTTTGCCGATGGGCGATGGACCGACCGACTGGGGCAGCTCGCGCTTGCGCCTGATCAAATCGGTCGACGCTGCCCTGCGCCGGCTCGGGACAGATTACATCGACCTCTTGCAACTGCACGCTTTCGACGCCTCGACGCCGATCGAGGAAACGCTCTCCACCCTTGATCAACTCGTGAAGGCGGGAAAGATCCGCTATATCGGTGCTTCCAACTTCGCCGGTTGGGAGTTGATGAAATCGCTCGCCATGTCCGAGAAGCGTGGCTACGTTCGCCATGTCGCCCATCAAGTCTATTATTCGCTCGCCGGCCGTGACTATGAATGGGAACTGATGCCCCTTGGCAGCGATCAGAATGTCGGCGCGCTCGTCTGGAGCCCGCTGGCCTGGGGGAGGCTGACAGGCAAGATCCGTCGCGGCCAGCCTTTGCCGGAGACAAGCCGTCTGCACGAAACCGCATCCTTCGGCCCGCCTGTCGATGATGAGAGGCTGTTCGATATCGTCGATGTTCTGGATGAGATCGCCGGTGAAACCGGAAAGAGCGTACCGCAGATTGCCATCAACTGGTTGCTAAGCCGGCCGACTGTTTCAAGCGTCATCATCGGTGCGCGCAATGAAGAGCAGTTGCGCCAGAATCTCGGCGCGGCCGGCTGGACGCTTTCGAAAGAGCAGGTCGGGAAGCTCGACAAGGTCAGCGAGCTGACCGCTCCCTATCCCTATTTTCCGTATCGGCGCCAGGAGGGCTTCGCCAGACTGAACCCGCCGCTGGTTTGA
- a CDS encoding aldo/keto reductase — MDYRKLGPSGAVVTAYCLGTMTFGAEASEAASHKLLDDYFAWGGNFIDTADVYSAGKSEEIIGRWLKARPTEARQAVVATKGRFPMGKGPNDIGLSRRHLGQALDDSLRRLGIDHIDLYQMHAWDALTPIEETLRFLDDAVRAGKIGYYGFSNYVGWHIAKAAEIAKAQGYTRPVTLQPQYNLLVRDIELEIVDACLDAGMGLLPWSPLGGGWLTGKYKRDEMPTGATRLGENPNRGSESFAPRNAQERTWAIIAAVEEIAKARGVSMAQVALAWTAARPAVTSVILGARTAEQLADNLGAAKLSLSEAEMDRLNEISAPQPAAYPYGESGRNQRHRKIEGGR, encoded by the coding sequence ATGGATTATCGCAAGCTCGGCCCAAGCGGGGCCGTCGTCACGGCCTATTGCCTTGGCACCATGACGTTCGGCGCGGAAGCGAGTGAGGCCGCGTCGCATAAGCTTCTGGACGATTATTTCGCATGGGGCGGCAACTTCATCGATACCGCCGATGTCTACAGCGCAGGCAAGTCGGAAGAGATCATCGGCCGCTGGCTGAAGGCACGTCCGACCGAGGCCCGCCAGGCCGTCGTCGCTACCAAGGGCCGTTTCCCGATGGGCAAGGGGCCGAACGATATCGGTCTTTCGCGCCGGCATCTGGGCCAGGCCCTGGACGACTCGCTGCGTCGTCTCGGCATCGACCATATCGATCTCTATCAGATGCACGCCTGGGACGCGTTGACTCCGATCGAGGAGACGCTTCGCTTTCTCGACGATGCCGTGCGCGCCGGCAAGATCGGCTATTACGGCTTTTCCAACTATGTCGGCTGGCACATCGCCAAGGCGGCTGAGATCGCCAAGGCACAGGGCTATACGCGTCCCGTGACCCTGCAGCCGCAATATAATCTGCTCGTGCGCGATATCGAGCTTGAGATCGTCGATGCCTGCCTCGATGCCGGCATGGGCCTGCTTCCCTGGTCGCCGCTCGGCGGCGGCTGGCTGACCGGCAAATACAAGCGCGACGAAATGCCGACCGGCGCCACAAGACTTGGCGAAAACCCCAATCGCGGCAGCGAATCCTTTGCGCCGCGCAATGCGCAGGAGCGGACCTGGGCAATCATTGCTGCCGTGGAGGAAATCGCCAAGGCGCGAGGCGTCAGCATGGCACAAGTGGCGCTTGCCTGGACGGCTGCACGCCCGGCCGTCACATCCGTCATCCTCGGTGCCCGCACCGCCGAACAGCTTGCCGACAATCTCGGCGCCGCCAAGCTGTCTCTATCGGAGGCGGAGATGGATCGACTGAACGAGATCAGCGCGCCACAACCCGCGGCCTATCCTTACGGGGAAAGCGGCCGGAACCAGCGCCATCGCAAGATCGAGGGTGGCCGCTAA
- the recX gene encoding recombination regulator RecX: protein MDETPTSRMLSWARNSTIYRLERRMMTEKQLFDAIAKKAKQKFEDISDAQIKALADFAVKFAYELKVLDDVAFAEISTRSAVRSGKSKKAIAFKLASKGIDGETVVAAVEEVDDLHSAIIFARKRGFGPFRRGDLDEKRKAKELSAFARNGFSFAIGKRVFDMEREDAEELLLSASAF, encoded by the coding sequence ATGGATGAAACGCCGACAAGCCGCATGCTTTCCTGGGCACGCAACTCCACCATCTATCGCCTCGAGCGCCGGATGATGACCGAGAAACAGCTATTCGACGCCATCGCCAAGAAAGCCAAGCAGAAATTCGAAGATATCAGCGATGCGCAGATCAAGGCACTTGCGGATTTCGCCGTCAAATTCGCCTACGAACTGAAGGTGCTCGACGATGTCGCCTTTGCCGAGATCAGCACACGCTCGGCGGTTCGTTCCGGCAAATCGAAGAAAGCCATCGCCTTCAAACTCGCATCCAAGGGCATAGATGGCGAAACCGTCGTTGCGGCAGTGGAGGAGGTCGATGATCTCCACTCCGCCATTATCTTTGCCAGGAAGCGCGGCTTCGGCCCCTTCCGGCGTGGTGATCTGGACGAGAAGCGCAAGGCAAAAGAACTATCCGCCTTCGCCCGCAACGGCTTCAGCTTCGCCATCGGCAAAAGGGTCTTCGATATGGAACGAGAGGACGCCGAAGAACTATTGCTGTCGGCCTCGGCATTCTGA